Proteins encoded within one genomic window of Streptomyces profundus:
- the secA gene encoding preprotein translocase subunit SecA, with the protein MSVFNKIMRAGEGKILRRLQRLAKEVNSIEEDFVNLTDAELRGLTDEYKERYAGGESLDDLLPEAFATVREAAKRVLGQRHYDVQLMGGAAMHLGYVAEMKTGEGKTLAGTLPAYLNALSDKGVHIITVNDYLAQRDSEWMGRVHRFLGLSVGCITSGMRPAQRREQYGCDITYGTNNEFGFDYLRDNMAWSKEELVQRGHNFATVDEVDSILIDEARTPLIISGPADQATKWYADFSKLAKRLEKGEAAVPTRQQAETGDYDVDEKKRTVAIHDAGVSKVEDWLGIDNLYESVNTPLVGYLNNAIKAKELFKKDKDYVVIDGEVVIVDEHTGRILAGRRYNEGMHQAIEAKEGVKIKDENQTLAKITLQNYFRLYDRLSGMTGTAMTEAAEFHQIYKLGVVPIPTHRAMARKDQADLIYRTEVAKFAAVVDDIVEKHEKGQPVLVGTTSVEKSEYLSQQLNKRGARHEVLNAKNHEREAAIVAKAGRKGAVTVATNMAGRGTDIKLGGNPDDIAEDELRTKGLDPVENAEEWAAELPGALERAKQGVEAEFEEVKGLGGLYVLGTERHESRRIDNQLRGRSGRQGDPGESRFYLSLGDDLMRLFKAQMVERVMAMANVPDDVPIENKMVTRAIASAQGQVEQQNFEIRKNVLKYDEVLNRQREVIYSERHRVLSGEDLHEQVRFFMDDTIEAYVQAETVEGFAEEWDMERLWGAFKQLYPVAATVDDLEEESGGREGLTPEFISDSIKEDIHAQYDKREEELGSEVMRELERRVVLSVLDRKWREHLYEMDYLQEGIGLRAMAQRDPVVEFQREGFDMFTAMMDGIKEESVGYLFNLEVQVERQVEQVPVQGGAKEEEADGEERRAPAGAVQGGGTQGGARPAILAKGLEAPKRAEGLRYSAPTVDGAGGVVEGDFAAGEGAPAAEATSSGSGQTRAERRKAQKGGGRRRKK; encoded by the coding sequence GTGTCCGTCTTCAACAAGATCATGCGTGCAGGCGAAGGCAAGATCCTGCGCAGGCTGCAGCGCCTCGCCAAAGAGGTCAACTCGATCGAAGAGGACTTCGTCAACCTGACGGACGCCGAGCTGCGTGGCCTCACCGACGAGTACAAGGAGCGGTACGCGGGCGGCGAGAGCCTGGACGATCTGCTCCCCGAGGCGTTCGCGACGGTCCGCGAGGCGGCCAAGCGGGTGCTGGGCCAGCGGCACTACGACGTGCAGCTGATGGGTGGCGCCGCGATGCACCTCGGCTATGTGGCCGAGATGAAGACCGGTGAGGGCAAGACCCTCGCCGGCACGCTCCCCGCCTATCTCAACGCGCTCTCCGACAAGGGCGTGCACATCATCACGGTCAACGACTACCTGGCCCAGCGTGACTCGGAGTGGATGGGCCGGGTGCACCGCTTCCTCGGCCTGAGCGTGGGCTGCATCACCTCGGGGATGCGCCCGGCGCAGCGGCGTGAGCAGTACGGCTGCGACATCACCTACGGCACCAACAACGAGTTCGGCTTCGACTACCTGCGCGACAACATGGCGTGGTCGAAGGAAGAGCTGGTGCAGCGCGGCCACAACTTCGCCACCGTCGACGAGGTGGACTCCATCCTGATCGACGAGGCCAGGACCCCGTTGATCATCTCGGGCCCGGCCGACCAGGCCACCAAGTGGTACGCCGACTTCTCCAAGCTGGCCAAGCGCCTGGAGAAGGGCGAGGCGGCCGTGCCGACGCGGCAGCAGGCCGAGACGGGCGACTACGACGTCGACGAGAAGAAGCGCACGGTCGCGATCCACGACGCCGGCGTCAGCAAGGTCGAGGACTGGCTGGGCATCGACAACCTCTACGAGTCGGTCAACACGCCGCTGGTCGGTTATCTGAACAACGCCATCAAGGCGAAGGAACTGTTCAAGAAGGACAAGGACTACGTCGTCATCGACGGCGAGGTCGTGATCGTCGATGAGCACACCGGGCGCATTCTGGCCGGCCGGCGCTACAACGAGGGCATGCACCAGGCGATCGAGGCCAAGGAGGGGGTGAAGATCAAGGACGAGAACCAGACGCTCGCCAAGATCACCCTCCAGAACTACTTCCGGCTCTACGACCGGCTCTCCGGCATGACCGGTACGGCGATGACCGAGGCGGCCGAGTTCCACCAGATCTACAAGCTGGGCGTGGTGCCGATCCCCACCCACCGCGCGATGGCCCGCAAGGACCAGGCGGACCTGATCTACCGCACCGAGGTGGCCAAGTTCGCCGCCGTGGTGGACGACATCGTGGAGAAGCACGAGAAGGGCCAGCCGGTGCTGGTCGGCACGACCTCGGTGGAGAAGTCCGAGTACCTGTCGCAGCAGCTCAACAAGCGCGGCGCCCGGCACGAGGTGCTGAACGCGAAGAACCACGAGCGGGAGGCGGCGATCGTCGCCAAGGCCGGCCGCAAGGGCGCGGTCACGGTGGCCACCAACATGGCGGGCCGTGGCACCGACATCAAGCTCGGCGGCAACCCGGACGACATCGCCGAGGACGAGCTGCGTACCAAGGGCCTCGACCCGGTGGAGAACGCCGAGGAGTGGGCGGCGGAGCTGCCCGGCGCGCTGGAGCGCGCGAAGCAGGGGGTGGAGGCCGAGTTCGAGGAGGTCAAGGGCCTCGGCGGGCTCTATGTGCTGGGCACCGAGCGGCACGAGTCGCGGCGGATCGACAACCAGCTGCGCGGCCGTTCCGGCCGGCAGGGCGACCCGGGCGAGTCCCGCTTCTACCTCTCGCTGGGCGACGATCTGATGCGGCTGTTCAAGGCGCAGATGGTCGAGCGGGTGATGGCCATGGCCAACGTTCCCGACGATGTGCCGATCGAGAACAAGATGGTCACCCGCGCGATCGCGTCCGCGCAGGGGCAGGTGGAGCAGCAGAACTTCGAGATCCGGAAGAACGTCCTCAAGTACGACGAGGTGCTCAACCGGCAGCGCGAGGTCATCTACAGCGAGCGGCACCGGGTGCTCTCCGGTGAGGATCTGCACGAGCAGGTGCGGTTCTTCATGGACGACACCATCGAGGCGTATGTCCAGGCGGAGACCGTGGAGGGCTTCGCCGAGGAGTGGGACATGGAGCGGCTCTGGGGCGCGTTCAAGCAGCTCTACCCGGTGGCCGCGACGGTCGATGACCTGGAGGAGGAGAGCGGCGGCAGGGAGGGGCTGACGCCGGAGTTCATCTCCGACTCCATCAAGGAGGACATCCACGCGCAGTACGACAAGCGCGAGGAGGAGCTGGGCTCCGAGGTGATGCGCGAGCTGGAGCGCCGGGTGGTGCTCTCCGTGCTGGACCGCAAGTGGCGTGAGCACCTCTACGAGATGGACTACCTCCAGGAGGGCATCGGGCTGCGGGCGATGGCGCAGCGCGACCCGGTGGTGGAGTTCCAGCGCGAGGGCTTCGACATGTTCACCGCCATGATGGACGGCATCAAGGAGGAGTCCGTCGGCTATCTGTTCAACCTGGAGGTCCAGGTGGAGCGGCAGGTCGAGCAGGTGCCGGTGCAGGGCGGCGCCAAGGAGGAGGAGGCCGACGGCGAGGAGCGGCGGGCTCCGGCCGGCGCCGTGCAGGGCGGCGGCACGCAGGGCGGGGCTCGTCCCGCGATCCTGGCGAAGGGCCTGGAGGCGCCCAAGCGCGCCGAGGGGCTGCGGTACTCCGCGCCGACGGTGGATGGCGCCGGCGGTGTGGTGGAGGGCGACTTCGCCGCGGGCGAGGGCGCCCCAGCCGCCGAGGCCACCAGCTCCGGCTCCGGCCAGACCCGCGCCGAGCGGCGCAAGGCCCAGAAGGGCGGCGGC